Proteins found in one Methanospirillum hungatei JF-1 genomic segment:
- a CDS encoding methyltransferase domain-containing protein — MKLILELSGEHPAIPVEEVKAILPVFEQNTQVLIAEAPSIEIINRFAYTHAAMTYIGTCPADKESFIQMLEDLDITSPEPFCGRVKKMADHGMDASSGELERLIGYHVKGRVSVSSPERVFRVVIAGGRCYFGELTWELDRSPYHTRKPGNRPFFHPGVMMPRMIRALINMSGALPGEWILDPFCGTGGTLIEASLIGCNAAGTDADREMIAGSRKNLSAAMAGVADARHLPFPDNSIDHVVSDLPYGQSVTIIGNGLNDLYHQALTEIKRVVKKGNHSVLVTHQDIRPLAHQHCEIIGYFEQRVHKSLTRRILVIR; from the coding sequence GTGAAACTCATCCTTGAATTATCCGGGGAGCACCCGGCAATCCCCGTAGAAGAAGTAAAAGCAATTCTTCCGGTCTTCGAACAGAATACCCAGGTACTGATTGCTGAGGCACCATCCATAGAAATCATAAACCGGTTTGCCTATACTCACGCGGCAATGACCTATATCGGGACATGTCCGGCAGATAAAGAGTCTTTTATACAGATGTTGGAGGACCTCGATATCACATCACCCGAACCCTTCTGCGGCAGAGTCAAAAAGATGGCAGACCATGGTATGGACGCATCATCCGGAGAACTTGAACGACTGATCGGCTACCATGTGAAAGGGCGGGTATCAGTCTCATCACCGGAAAGAGTCTTCAGAGTAGTTATTGCAGGAGGAAGATGCTACTTCGGAGAACTCACCTGGGAGCTTGACCGGTCCCCGTATCATACCAGAAAACCGGGAAACCGCCCATTCTTTCACCCGGGTGTCATGATGCCGCGGATGATCCGGGCACTCATTAATATGTCTGGAGCCCTGCCCGGTGAATGGATACTTGACCCGTTCTGTGGGACAGGGGGGACATTAATTGAAGCGTCACTTATCGGATGCAATGCAGCAGGAACTGATGCTGACCGTGAGATGATTGCAGGAAGCAGAAAAAACCTCTCCGCTGCAATGGCCGGAGTTGCTGATGCCCGACACCTCCCGTTCCCTGATAACTCCATCGATCACGTGGTATCAGATCTTCCGTACGGCCAGTCGGTTACCATTATTGGAAACGGGCTCAATGATCTCTATCATCAGGCACTCACTGAGATAAAGCGGGTGGTGAAGAAGGGCAACCATTCTGTTCTGGTCACCCATCAGGACATCAGACCGCTGGCTCATCAGCATTGTGAGATCATCGGATATTTCGAACAACGCGTACATAAAAGTCTTACCCGCCGGATACTTGTCATCAGGTGA
- a CDS encoding response regulator — MARILLVDDAGYMRRLVGIMATKGGHEIVGEAETGQIAIDLYEKVKPDLVILDILMPDMNGLEALKKIREIDPDARVLMCTASEQSSHVQEALSLGAKGYIVKPFTKEVILSTIENAFAA; from the coding sequence ATGGCGCGGATCCTCCTTGTTGATGATGCAGGATACATGAGGCGGCTTGTTGGTATCATGGCCACAAAAGGAGGGCATGAGATCGTCGGCGAGGCTGAAACAGGTCAGATTGCCATAGATCTCTACGAAAAGGTAAAACCTGATCTGGTGATTCTTGATATTCTGATGCCTGATATGAACGGTCTTGAAGCTTTAAAGAAGATCAGGGAGATTGATCCTGATGCCCGCGTTCTTATGTGCACAGCCTCTGAGCAGTCCTCTCATGTACAGGAGGCACTCTCACTTGGTGCCAAGGGATATATTGTAAAACCCTTTACTAAAGAAGTCATCCTCTCTACCATAGAAAATGCATTTGCCGCCTGA
- the dnaJ gene encoding molecular chaperone DnaJ, with product MAAGDYYDILGVSRNADDTEIKKAYRGLARKYHPDVNKDPGAEDKFKEINEAYSVLSDAQKRQQYDRMGHEAFTNASKGSYGGGGYGGGFNADFSGFGDIFDFAGDIFGGFGRQRGPRRGDDLLMRIEVSLRDAVFGADREIEVMHAESCTTCDGTGSETKKTKNCPKCGGTGQIRQATQTPFGNFVRQSTCDFCHGKGKVAEKPCSKCKGSGHEKVRRKVSVHIPPGVDTGMRLRLEGYGEAGDHGAPNGDLYIEIHVKPEPRFHRDGDTLLTKIQITPAQAVLGTTVEVTTIDRRHLEVKVPAGTQGGKKLRISGEGVRKRGRPGDLLVEVEVTIPKHVSGELKELYEKILELEGKKNPGGSGNEKKGFFESILGG from the coding sequence ATGGCTGCGGGAGATTACTACGATATCCTTGGCGTGTCCCGCAATGCCGATGATACCGAGATTAAAAAGGCATACCGGGGCCTGGCCCGAAAATATCATCCGGATGTGAATAAAGATCCGGGAGCAGAGGACAAATTCAAAGAAATTAACGAGGCATACAGTGTCCTGTCCGATGCACAGAAGCGACAGCAGTATGACCGGATGGGACATGAAGCCTTTACCAACGCCTCAAAAGGATCGTATGGCGGTGGAGGATATGGCGGAGGATTCAACGCCGACTTCTCCGGTTTTGGTGATATCTTTGACTTTGCAGGGGATATTTTCGGGGGATTCGGACGTCAGCGGGGCCCAAGACGGGGAGACGATCTTCTCATGCGGATCGAAGTCTCCCTTCGGGATGCTGTATTTGGTGCAGACCGTGAGATAGAGGTCATGCATGCTGAATCCTGTACAACCTGTGACGGTACAGGTTCAGAGACGAAAAAGACAAAGAATTGTCCAAAATGCGGAGGAACTGGACAGATCCGGCAGGCAACCCAGACCCCGTTCGGAAATTTTGTCAGACAATCCACCTGTGATTTCTGTCATGGCAAGGGGAAGGTTGCAGAAAAACCATGTTCCAAATGTAAAGGGTCCGGACATGAGAAAGTCAGAAGAAAGGTTTCAGTCCATATCCCCCCCGGAGTAGATACCGGCATGCGTCTCCGTCTTGAGGGATATGGAGAGGCCGGGGATCATGGAGCACCAAATGGTGACCTGTATATTGAAATACATGTCAAACCAGAGCCCCGGTTCCATCGTGATGGCGATACCCTCCTGACGAAGATTCAGATAACCCCGGCTCAGGCAGTGCTTGGAACCACTGTTGAGGTTACCACCATAGACCGCAGACATCTGGAGGTTAAGGTCCCTGCAGGAACTCAGGGAGGCAAAAAACTTCGGATATCAGGAGAGGGAGTCAGAAAAAGGGGCAGACCTGGAGATCTTCTGGTTGAGGTCGAAGTCACCATCCCAAAACATGTAAGCGGAGAACTAAAGGAACTCTACGAAAAGATCCTCGAACTTGAAGGTAAAAAAAACCCGGGAGGATCCGGAAATGAAAAGAAAGGGTTCTTCGAATCTATTCTAGGGGGATAA
- the dnaK gene encoding molecular chaperone DnaK gives MASEKILGIDLGTTNSCMAIMEGGKPVVIPNAEGGRTTPSVVAFTKEGERLVGSLAKRQAITNHKNTVISVKRDMGTSKKIELNGKSFTPQEISAMILQKMKADAEAYLGEEIKKAVITVPAYFNDAQRQATKDAGTIAGLEVLRIINEPTASALAYGIDKEDDHTVLVYDLGGGTFDVSILTLGDGVFEVKATSGNNHLGGDDFDKRIIDYLVAEFKKKEGIDLSKDPMAMQRLRDAAENAKIELSQKQKTNVNLPYITTDSSGPKFLDIDLTRAQFEQLISDLVESTIGPVKQALSDSGLKPSEIDRVLLVGGSTRVPIVQQKVKELLGKEPDKGINPDECVAVGAAIQGGVLAGETSDIVLLDVTPLTLSIETLGGIATPIIDRNTTIPTKKSQIFSTAADNQTSVEIHVVQGERKLANDNFTLGRFMLTGIPPAPRGIPQIEVTFDIDANGIIHVTAKDLGTGNEQAITIKGSKKLSDDEIKRMVDDAKKFEEEDNKKKEEIEIRNNADMAVFSAEKLLKESEDKIEEEDKTNIQDQIAKMKTALEGTDSDAIKKQMEELTEAVFKVTTKIYQKVQAEQAAQKGEGSSSSASDDNVVDADFTEKKE, from the coding sequence ATGGCAAGCGAAAAAATTCTCGGTATCGATCTTGGAACAACGAACTCCTGTATGGCTATCATGGAGGGTGGAAAACCAGTCGTTATCCCCAATGCAGAAGGAGGCAGAACCACTCCGTCTGTTGTTGCATTCACAAAAGAGGGTGAGCGGCTTGTTGGAAGCCTTGCAAAACGTCAGGCGATCACCAATCACAAGAACACCGTCATATCTGTTAAACGTGATATGGGAACTTCCAAAAAGATCGAACTCAACGGGAAGAGCTTTACCCCTCAGGAGATCTCTGCAATGATTTTGCAGAAGATGAAAGCCGATGCAGAAGCATACCTTGGGGAAGAGATCAAAAAGGCAGTCATTACTGTCCCTGCATACTTTAACGATGCACAAAGACAGGCAACCAAGGATGCAGGAACGATTGCAGGGCTTGAAGTTCTTCGTATCATCAACGAGCCGACCGCATCGGCACTGGCATATGGTATTGACAAAGAAGATGATCACACCGTCCTCGTCTACGATCTTGGTGGTGGGACCTTCGATGTCTCTATCCTGACCCTTGGTGATGGTGTCTTTGAAGTAAAGGCAACTTCGGGAAATAACCATCTTGGTGGCGATGACTTTGACAAGCGAATCATCGATTACCTCGTTGCCGAATTCAAAAAGAAAGAGGGTATTGACCTTTCAAAAGATCCAATGGCAATGCAGCGTCTTCGTGATGCAGCAGAGAATGCCAAGATAGAACTCTCACAAAAACAGAAGACCAATGTCAACCTGCCCTACATCACCACCGATTCATCAGGGCCAAAATTCCTTGACATCGACCTGACCCGTGCCCAGTTTGAACAGCTCATCTCCGACCTTGTCGAGAGTACTATTGGACCGGTGAAGCAGGCACTCTCCGACTCAGGACTCAAGCCATCAGAGATTGACCGTGTCCTGCTTGTCGGTGGTTCAACCCGTGTTCCAATTGTCCAGCAGAAAGTCAAGGAACTTCTTGGAAAGGAACCGGATAAAGGCATCAATCCTGATGAGTGTGTTGCAGTGGGTGCTGCAATTCAGGGAGGCGTACTTGCCGGTGAAACGAGTGACATCGTACTCCTTGATGTTACTCCGCTGACCTTGTCCATTGAGACACTTGGTGGCATTGCAACCCCAATCATCGACAGAAACACAACAATCCCGACCAAAAAGAGTCAGATATTCTCAACTGCAGCAGATAATCAGACATCTGTTGAGATCCATGTCGTGCAGGGAGAACGAAAACTTGCAAATGACAACTTTACCCTGGGACGGTTCATGTTGACCGGTATCCCTCCGGCACCTCGTGGTATCCCGCAGATCGAAGTCACCTTTGACATTGATGCCAATGGTATCATCCATGTCACGGCAAAAGATCTTGGAACCGGGAATGAACAGGCGATCACCATCAAAGGCAGTAAGAAACTCTCTGATGATGAGATCAAGCGTATGGTCGATGATGCCAAGAAGTTTGAAGAGGAAGACAACAAGAAGAAAGAAGAGATTGAGATCCGCAATAACGCAGATATGGCTGTCTTCTCTGCAGAAAAGCTTCTGAAAGAGAGTGAAGATAAGATCGAAGAGGAAGACAAGACAAACATCCAGGACCAGATCGCAAAGATGAAGACTGCTCTTGAAGGAACAGATTCTGACGCCATTAAAAAACAGATGGAAGAACTGACCGAGGCAGTCTTTAAAGTTACCACCAAGATATATCAGAAAGTCCAGGCAGAGCAGGCAGCACAGAAAGGAGAGGGCAGCTCCTCCTCTGCTTCTGATGACAATGTCGTGGATGCAGACTTCACTGAAAAGAAGGAGTGA
- a CDS encoding nucleotide exchange factor GrpE — MNDSADTNLEKKSEMNQEGEDALIPEGSPPEEEKSPLELLRSEYDDLNDKYLRLAADFENFRKRSVRDTEQRIAQSIGQFARDMLEVADSLDRALEAEGGAHEGLAQIQKLLIQVMKRQGIESFESVGEKFDPTRHEAIAMIPSDVDEGTICDQVCKGYCLQDKVIRPAQVVVSQGTAPVEQK, encoded by the coding sequence ATGAACGATTCCGCAGATACCAATCTTGAGAAAAAATCAGAAATGAATCAGGAAGGAGAGGATGCCCTGATTCCGGAAGGATCACCCCCGGAAGAGGAGAAAAGTCCCCTTGAACTACTCCGGTCAGAGTATGATGACCTCAATGACAAATATTTGCGGCTTGCAGCTGACTTTGAAAATTTCAGAAAACGTTCCGTCCGGGATACAGAACAACGGATTGCTCAGTCTATCGGACAATTTGCCCGTGACATGCTTGAAGTGGCAGACAGTCTGGACCGTGCCTTAGAGGCAGAGGGCGGAGCACACGAAGGGCTTGCTCAGATACAGAAGCTGCTGATTCAGGTAATGAAGAGACAGGGAATCGAATCATTCGAGTCAGTCGGTGAAAAATTTGATCCAACCCGCCATGAAGCGATCGCGATGATCCCATCAGATGTTGATGAGGGAACTATCTGCGATCAGGTCTGCAAAGGATACTGCCTGCAGGACAAAGTGATCCGTCCTGCCCAGGTTGTTGTCTCGCAGGGTACAGCACCAGTCGAACAGAAGTAA
- a CDS encoding M3 family metallopeptidase, with translation MENLNKKDFLIVLLLLLTLLYSQVSGDRIDNSLSVSGEKPAITFPSTAQAIEEEVHSALSQTDQEIASLLSLPACERNETNTILRLEEILTRLDNRLLKYQTLASLYPDRDLQNTAFMAAEKRDTYIRNLSSHDELYRSILDTKPESEYGRWLYDQEIRFFRCGGALRSEEEKTRLSSLYQELGSLQNQYMMHIREKHPLTENLNIFTKTAILRNSIASLLGYTTWTDLKADEQGWRINGTDISSMLDEITPLVKDLVKPVASDLLQRKRTRDPMAKEVFDYETDLLITSQQRNDSPNTRDFSLPLHVTISRTIALFSCLFGVRTELVADARGYAPDVLLFRVADEKTNDTKGWFYLDLEERPGKTKEWMTALIAGDGDGREDEGGLPAPVFIVSGILDHNTVRNGLEKEGYSLLFHELGHLYTRILASSDQTSSVPTIMPVELTEALSHLFEYLAFSPEILSILMAPESPLEPQNGDKIMQYSIMSDPYSPERRLNLGKDMAIGILDYRFTKSPDSISFGEAYAEIYTEITGIHSTDHGGYLLQSPHLTGDTAGMYWIYPVGQLYAMILFSKVRESGILNRSTWDAFIHQIILPADPQSRSEIRLTHFLHTDTPDFHDIINHNHQKTADTNWSYVPGCIGRILSG, from the coding sequence GTGGAGAATCTGAATAAAAAGGACTTTTTAATTGTTCTTTTATTACTCCTTACCCTTCTCTATAGCCAGGTATCTGGAGATCGAATCGATAATTCCCTTTCTGTTTCCGGAGAAAAGCCAGCCATTACCTTTCCATCGACTGCACAGGCGATTGAGGAGGAAGTACATAGTGCACTCTCCCAGACTGACCAGGAAATTGCATCTCTTCTCTCTCTTCCTGCCTGTGAACGGAATGAAACAAATACAATACTCCGTCTTGAAGAGATTCTGACCAGACTTGATAACCGTCTTTTAAAATATCAGACCCTTGCCAGTTTGTATCCGGACCGGGATCTTCAGAACACAGCGTTCATGGCAGCAGAGAAACGGGATACATACATCAGGAACCTTTCATCACATGATGAACTGTACCGCTCCATATTAGATACAAAACCGGAGTCAGAGTATGGGAGATGGTTGTATGATCAGGAAATCCGGTTTTTCAGATGTGGTGGTGCCCTCAGATCTGAAGAAGAGAAAACACGATTATCATCTCTCTATCAGGAACTTGGATCCTTGCAGAACCAGTACATGATGCATATCAGGGAAAAACACCCTCTTACAGAAAATCTCAATATATTCACAAAAACTGCGATTCTTCGAAATTCTATCGCATCCCTTCTTGGGTATACAACCTGGACCGACCTGAAAGCAGATGAACAGGGATGGAGAATAAACGGGACAGACATTTCATCCATGCTCGATGAGATCACGCCCCTTGTGAAAGACCTGGTAAAACCGGTGGCGTCTGATCTTCTCCAAAGAAAGAGAACCAGAGATCCAATGGCAAAAGAAGTATTTGATTATGAGACGGATCTGCTCATCACCTCGCAACAGAGAAATGACTCCCCAAATACGAGAGATTTTTCATTACCACTCCATGTTACGATATCCCGAACCATCGCATTATTCTCCTGCCTGTTTGGTGTCAGAACTGAACTCGTGGCAGATGCCCGGGGGTACGCTCCAGATGTTCTCCTCTTCCGGGTTGCTGATGAAAAGACAAATGATACGAAAGGATGGTTCTATCTTGATCTGGAAGAAAGGCCAGGGAAAACCAAAGAGTGGATGACTGCACTCATAGCCGGAGATGGGGATGGAAGAGAAGATGAAGGGGGTCTTCCTGCACCAGTATTTATCGTGAGTGGCATTCTGGATCACAATACTGTTCGAAATGGACTCGAAAAAGAAGGATATTCCTTACTATTCCATGAACTGGGTCATCTCTATACCAGGATCCTTGCCAGTTCTGATCAAACATCTTCGGTGCCAACCATAATGCCCGTAGAACTGACCGAAGCTTTATCACATCTTTTTGAATATCTGGCATTTTCTCCGGAAATACTAAGCATCCTCATGGCTCCGGAATCCCCCCTGGAACCTCAGAACGGAGACAAAATTATGCAATATTCAATAATGTCCGATCCATATTCTCCAGAAAGACGGTTGAACCTGGGGAAAGACATGGCAATAGGCATTCTTGATTACCGGTTTACAAAATCCCCTGATTCCATTTCATTTGGAGAAGCATACGCAGAAATATATACAGAAATAACTGGAATACATAGTACTGACCATGGGGGTTATCTTCTTCAGTCCCCGCATTTGACTGGAGATACTGCAGGAATGTACTGGATATATCCTGTCGGTCAGCTCTACGCCATGATTCTGTTTTCAAAAGTAAGAGAATCCGGAATATTGAACCGGTCCACATGGGATGCTTTTATCCATCAGATCATTCTTCCGGCAGATCCCCAAAGCAGATCAGAGATCAGGCTCACTCATTTCCTCCATACAGATACGCCTGATTTTCATGATATAATAAACCATAATCACCAGAAGACTGCGGATACGAACTGGTCATATGTCCCAGGATGTATTGGGAGGATTCTGTCAGGGTAG
- a CDS encoding ferritin-like domain-containing protein, which translates to MGSQGRKIVGMDVDELISLLNKALADEWLAYYQYWVGSKVVKGPTKDAVIAELVQHATEELSHADMIALRIVQLGGTPVLEPKEWYNLTNCGYDAPVDPYVKAVLEQNIKGEQCAIKTYDKLMKMVEGKDPVTYNMILTIITQEVEHEEDLQSLLEDLEMIMKK; encoded by the coding sequence ATGGGATCACAAGGACGTAAAATTGTCGGCATGGATGTTGATGAGTTGATCTCTCTCCTCAACAAGGCACTCGCTGATGAATGGCTTGCATATTACCAGTACTGGGTCGGTTCAAAGGTTGTGAAAGGACCAACCAAGGATGCTGTTATTGCCGAGCTGGTCCAGCATGCAACAGAAGAACTCTCACATGCTGATATGATAGCCCTCCGGATCGTTCAACTGGGAGGAACCCCGGTTCTTGAGCCGAAGGAATGGTACAATCTGACTAATTGCGGGTATGATGCACCGGTTGATCCCTATGTGAAGGCCGTGCTTGAGCAGAATATCAAAGGGGAACAGTGTGCTATTAAGACGTATGACAAACTGATGAAGATGGTTGAGGGCAAAGACCCGGTTACGTACAATATGATTCTCACCATCATCACTCAGGAAGTTGAGCATGAAGAGGATCTTCAAAGTCTCCTTGAAGATCTTGAAATGATAATGAAAAAATAA
- a CDS encoding nucleotidyltransferase domain-containing protein: MNPAIKDTNKDVIQKALEIMKNSTDFSKIRFIALYGSVATGESTIHSDIDITISCTMERLEAELYRISLLSELPEKIALNIFENLPLYIRKSVLGGVFLYMQDEDEVYDLAYDTIREYNLFKPHLDDYTGERFIA; encoded by the coding sequence ATGAACCCTGCAATAAAAGATACGAACAAGGATGTCATTCAAAAAGCCCTCGAAATAATGAAAAATTCAACTGATTTTTCAAAGATAAGATTTATTGCACTCTATGGATCAGTCGCCACCGGGGAGAGTACCATCCACTCAGACATCGATATCACTATATCATGTACCATGGAGCGATTAGAAGCAGAATTGTATCGAATATCATTGTTGTCCGAGCTACCAGAAAAGATAGCTTTAAACATCTTTGAAAACCTGCCTCTTTATATCCGAAAGTCAGTACTGGGAGGGGTGTTCTTGTATATGCAGGATGAAGATGAAGTGTATGACCTGGCATATGATACCATCCGGGAATACAATCTGTTCAAACCTCATCTTGACGACTATACCGGAGAACGATTCATAGCCTGA
- a CDS encoding PEGA domain-containing protein, with the protein MRKYITQKGIFLALICIISGISGVGYADQGDNLYYDQQGSGSAEPFYPSYVPSPDTDLTPDQDMQIITIQPGMEYVYTDPSPSPDFSPPSSSIPNQPVFSHDPVGSSYQDPGTAEPYYPSSPPSPGNTYEDPVQVVPVTTQYPDPGIAVPYYPAYPPEPEPTQYIPPREYSSPVYIPSPRYQEPVVIHTWYDDRYYRPSYYDPYDRKWEYYSYADGTLKVSSTPYQAEIYLDNRFRGYTPYSGYRTIENLRPGTYTLRLKTAGYYDYSEDVYVSRGRTTYVDADMVRIGERYQKAGSISVQSEPPGAGVYLNNEYRGFTPVVLTGVSPDEHTLLVRKDGFIDYVSKVQVMDKQTISISAILNPAPVPATLTPVAPPVESPVPTPTKSGLFEGIVCISVLLSALFMVRHRSDP; encoded by the coding sequence ATGAGGAAATATATCACACAAAAAGGAATTTTTCTGGCACTCATCTGTATTATATCTGGTATCAGTGGTGTCGGATATGCTGATCAGGGAGATAATTTGTATTATGACCAGCAGGGTTCAGGTAGTGCAGAACCCTTTTATCCGTCATATGTCCCCTCCCCTGATACAGATCTTACTCCGGACCAGGATATGCAGATTATCACTATCCAACCAGGAATGGAGTATGTGTATACCGACCCTTCACCATCCCCCGACTTTTCACCTCCTTCCTCGTCGATACCAAATCAGCCGGTCTTCTCACATGATCCGGTTGGGAGTTCATATCAGGATCCGGGAACTGCAGAGCCCTATTATCCGTCCTCTCCTCCTTCCCCAGGAAATACCTATGAAGATCCGGTGCAGGTTGTACCGGTGACGACCCAATACCCGGACCCCGGTATCGCGGTTCCGTATTATCCCGCATACCCGCCTGAACCAGAACCGACTCAGTATATCCCTCCACGTGAATACTCTTCCCCGGTGTATATCCCGTCTCCCCGATACCAGGAGCCAGTAGTTATCCACACATGGTATGATGACCGGTACTATCGCCCATCCTATTATGATCCATATGATCGAAAATGGGAGTATTACTCATACGCAGATGGTACTTTGAAAGTATCCAGTACTCCATATCAGGCTGAAATATATCTGGATAACCGGTTCAGAGGCTATACTCCGTATTCCGGCTACCGAACCATTGAAAATCTCCGCCCTGGCACCTATACCCTCCGTCTGAAAACTGCCGGCTACTATGATTATTCAGAAGATGTGTACGTGTCACGGGGCAGGACAACTTACGTTGATGCTGACATGGTAAGAATCGGGGAACGGTACCAGAAAGCAGGATCGATATCTGTTCAATCTGAACCCCCGGGTGCAGGTGTGTATCTGAATAATGAGTACCGGGGCTTTACACCGGTTGTCCTCACAGGAGTATCTCCAGATGAACACACCCTCCTTGTGCGAAAGGACGGGTTCATAGACTATGTCAGCAAGGTGCAGGTTATGGATAAACAGACGATCAGCATTTCTGCGATATTAAATCCGGCGCCGGTACCTGCAACCTTGACTCCTGTTGCCCCTCCAGTGGAGAGTCCTGTTCCAACTCCTACCAAATCCGGATTATTTGAGGGTATTGTCTGTATTTCAGTTCTTCTCAGTGCGCTTTTCATGGTCCGGCACCGGTCAGATCCATGA
- a CDS encoding YbhB/YbcL family Raf kinase inhibitor-like protein, with protein sequence MTTITSIIVTLDFLEFPNSYTCKGEDRTPALNIKNLNATSVAIMVFNPFIKSCCSFTPWIVWNLPPLSRIPEGIPKEPQVTYPVQAVQGRNDYGTIGYQGPCPPEGEMHRYQFRVYGLDTMLDLPAGSTKDELIQAMKGHVVQYGETVALAR encoded by the coding sequence ATGACCACCATAACCTCAATAATTGTAACCCTTGATTTTCTGGAATTTCCAAATTCGTATACCTGCAAAGGAGAAGACCGGACTCCAGCATTGAATATTAAAAACCTGAATGCCACCTCTGTCGCTATCATGGTGTTTAATCCGTTCATCAAATCATGCTGTTCCTTTACTCCGTGGATTGTCTGGAACCTTCCCCCCCTCTCCCGAATCCCGGAAGGTATTCCAAAAGAGCCGCAGGTAACATACCCGGTACAGGCCGTGCAGGGAAGAAATGATTATGGCACCATCGGATATCAGGGACCCTGCCCGCCTGAAGGTGAGATGCACCGGTATCAGTTCAGAGTTTATGGTCTGGATACCATGCTGGATCTGCCAGCCGGATCAACAAAAGATGAACTCATTCAGGCAATGAAGGGCCATGTCGTTCAATATGGAGAGACGGTGGCCTTAGCCCGGTAG
- a CDS encoding UPF0280 family protein: MTLRHHFELRETIATILADEELVIETACEGIRTARYELERYIIQDPFFNSSFEPLTITQGPDIIKNMAAAAWKAGVGPMAAVAGAIAHAGVSAAQKKGASFCIIDNGGDIAMITDRPVRVGLYAGNSPLSGKYAFFIPPKNEIYGICTSSATVGHSFSFGTADSVTVFSRDPLLADAVATAVCNVLTIADQSCLDRVDSHIDGIFAVFGEQSIIWGDIPQIIRAENRKDLITAGGLGFFPGTLI; this comes from the coding sequence ATGACCCTCCGTCATCATTTTGAGCTCAGGGAGACAATTGCCACAATTCTGGCCGATGAAGAGCTGGTGATTGAAACCGCTTGTGAAGGAATCCGAACGGCCAGATACGAACTTGAGCGGTATATCATTCAGGATCCCTTTTTTAATTCCAGTTTTGAACCATTGACTATCACACAGGGCCCGGATATTATTAAGAACATGGCTGCTGCCGCATGGAAAGCGGGCGTGGGGCCAATGGCAGCGGTTGCCGGAGCGATTGCCCATGCCGGAGTGAGCGCAGCACAAAAAAAGGGAGCATCCTTTTGTATCATTGATAATGGAGGAGATATTGCGATGATAACAGACCGGCCGGTACGGGTGGGCCTGTATGCGGGAAATTCTCCATTATCTGGCAAATATGCATTTTTTATCCCACCTAAAAATGAGATATACGGGATATGCACCTCATCAGCAACGGTTGGTCATTCCTTTTCATTTGGAACGGCAGACAGCGTAACGGTCTTCTCAAGAGATCCTCTTCTCGCAGATGCCGTTGCAACAGCCGTCTGCAATGTCCTGACAATTGCCGATCAGTCATGCCTTGACAGGGTGGATTCTCATATCGACGGAATATTCGCCGTGTTTGGAGAACAAAGTATCATATGGGGAGATATCCCGCAGATAATCAGGGCAGAAAACCGTAAGGATCTCATTACCGCCGGAGGCTTAGGTTTTTTTCCTGGCACGCTGATATGA
- a CDS encoding 4Fe-4S dicluster domain-containing protein, translating into MKLLVRLIHESKPIIAQVVKETGVLINVDRARSDAHEGEEALVDVPDESCILVSERMRSLGAEVRILEEGIRHDEEECVDCGACISICPKRVFSFDEEWKLHVETKRCILCGRCIISCPHAALSLSY; encoded by the coding sequence ATGAAGTTATTAGTCAGGCTTATTCATGAGAGTAAGCCGATTATTGCCCAGGTGGTCAAAGAAACCGGCGTTCTCATCAATGTTGACCGGGCACGATCTGATGCGCATGAAGGAGAAGAAGCCCTTGTGGATGTCCCAGACGAAAGCTGCATCCTGGTCAGCGAGCGGATGAGAAGCCTTGGTGCTGAGGTCAGAATTCTCGAGGAAGGTATCAGACATGATGAGGAGGAGTGTGTTGACTGCGGGGCATGTATTTCTATTTGCCCAAAAAGAGTCTTCTCCTTTGATGAAGAATGGAAATTACATGTTGAAACGAAGAGATGTATCCTCTGTGGACGGTGTATTATCAGTTGTCCCCATGCAGCATTATCATTAAGTTACTAA